A portion of the Chiroxiphia lanceolata isolate bChiLan1 chromosome 10, bChiLan1.pri, whole genome shotgun sequence genome contains these proteins:
- the CRYGS gene encoding gamma-crystallin S, whose translation MSRAGTKVTFYEDKNFLGRYYECDSDCPDFHTYLSRCNSIRVDGGTWVAYERPNYAGNMYVLTHGEYPDYHHWMGLNDRLGSCKYIQIPSGGRGHIQVFEKGDFGGQMFEATEDCPSVMEEWHMREVHACRVLEGVWVFYEHPNYRGRQYLLPKGEYRKPVEWGAASPAVQSFRSITE comes from the exons GTCACCTTCTATGAAGACAAGAACTTCCTCGGCCGCTACTACGAGTGTGACAGCGACTGCCCCGACTTCCACACCTACCTGAGCCGCTGCAACTCAATCCGTGTGGATGGAGGCACCTGGGTGGCCTACGAGAGGCCCAACTACGCGGGGAACATGTACGTGCTGACACACGGCGAGTACCCCGACTACCACCACTGGATGGGCCTCAACGACCGCCTGGGCTCCTGCAAGTACATCCAGATC CCGAGCGGAGGCCGGGGCCACATCCAGGTGTTCGAGAAGGGCGATTTCGGGGGGCAGATGTTCGAAGCCACCGAAGACTGCCCCTCTGTCATGGAGGAGTGGCACATGCGTGAGGTGCACGCCTGCAGGGTGCTGGAGGGCGTCTGGGTTTTCTACGAGCACCCCAACTACCGGGGCCGGCAGTACCTGCTGCCCAAGGGGGAGTACCGCAAGCCCGTGGAGTGGGGAGCGGCCAGTCCCGCCGTCCAGTCCTTCCGCAGCATCACCGAGTGA